The following are encoded in a window of Methylocystis rosea genomic DNA:
- a CDS encoding Nramp family divalent metal transporter — protein MRRSVHVPEGGRFLRRLFVFLGPGYLVATGYMDPGNWATALAGGSKFGTALLFVAVLSSLMAIVLQSLAARLGVGAELDLAQACRRHYPFPAAVGLWILAEIGIFATDLAEVIGTAIGLQLLFGLPLAVGIFITVLDTFLVLALERAGFRKIELFVVAMLALIAFSFLAQLIMARPDLAQIAQGLVPTRRFFTDPEMLYIGLGILGATVMPHNLFLHSFVVQTRAVAEPLDKKREAIRFAVIDSTLALFLALFVNGAILVLAAAVFHATGHTEVAELGEAYRLIAPLLGQPVAATLFAVALIACGLNSTVTATLTGQIVMEGFVRLRMKPATRRLITRCIAIAPAIGVTLYAGESATAQLLVLSQVALSVTLPFAVVPLVAFTAQRSVMGELVAPRRTTALAALIAGVIIALNAKLLWDAVAG, from the coding sequence ATGCGCCGCTCCGTGCATGTGCCCGAAGGCGGCAGATTTCTCCGGCGGCTCTTCGTGTTTCTGGGTCCGGGCTATCTCGTCGCCACCGGCTATATGGACCCCGGCAACTGGGCGACGGCGCTCGCCGGCGGCTCGAAGTTCGGCACGGCGCTGCTTTTCGTCGCCGTGCTGTCGAGCCTGATGGCGATCGTCCTGCAATCCCTTGCGGCGCGGCTCGGCGTCGGCGCGGAGCTGGATCTGGCGCAGGCCTGCCGGCGGCATTATCCCTTCCCGGCCGCGGTCGGGCTCTGGATCTTGGCGGAAATCGGCATTTTCGCCACGGATCTCGCGGAAGTGATCGGCACCGCCATCGGGCTGCAATTGCTGTTCGGCCTGCCGCTCGCGGTCGGCATCTTCATCACGGTGCTCGACACCTTTCTGGTCCTTGCTTTGGAGCGGGCCGGCTTTCGCAAGATCGAGCTTTTCGTCGTGGCGATGCTTGCGCTGATCGCCTTTTCGTTCCTGGCGCAACTCATCATGGCGCGCCCCGATCTGGCGCAGATCGCGCAAGGACTGGTGCCGACGAGGCGCTTTTTCACCGATCCAGAGATGCTCTACATCGGCCTGGGCATCCTCGGCGCGACGGTCATGCCGCACAATCTCTTCCTGCACTCCTTCGTCGTGCAAACCCGCGCCGTGGCCGAGCCGCTCGATAAGAAACGCGAGGCGATTCGCTTCGCGGTGATCGACAGCACGCTGGCGCTGTTTCTCGCCCTGTTCGTCAACGGCGCCATCCTCGTTCTCGCCGCTGCGGTCTTCCACGCGACCGGCCACACGGAAGTCGCGGAGCTTGGCGAGGCGTATCGGCTCATCGCGCCGCTGCTCGGGCAGCCAGTCGCGGCGACGCTCTTCGCCGTCGCGCTCATCGCCTGCGGGCTCAATTCGACCGTGACCGCCACCCTCACCGGACAGATCGTCATGGAGGGATTTGTGCGGCTGCGGATGAAGCCGGCGACGCGTCGGCTCATCACCCGCTGCATCGCGATCGCGCCGGCGATCGGCGTGACGCTTTACGCGGGCGAGTCGGCGACGGCGCAGCTGCTCGTCCTGAGCCAGGTGGCGCTGAGCGTGACGCTGCCCTTCGCCGTCGTGCCGCTCGTGGCCTTCACGGCGCAGCGCAGCGTCATGGGAGAACTCGTCGCGCCCAGACGCACCACTGCGCTTGCGGCGCTCATCGCCGGCGTCATCATCGCGCTGAATGCGAAGCTTCTGTGGGACGCCGTCGCCGGCTGA
- a CDS encoding cupin domain-containing protein produces the protein MFSLTIPISSEGGHTSFHNNVPDPVTSGAELPTFKFELEKSQGRVDGASYGKEATVAQLPISKDIAGVSMRMEQGVMRELHWHATAAEWGFVTEGRVRTTVIDPAGCSETNDFEAGDLWYFPRGHGHVIETLGKDLCHFILVFDNGYFSEFGTFSISDWLGHAPKELLAKNFGVPASTFDSFPKQEVYFARGNNPPEIPSRPLQGWKPPPLTHKYSLLSQKPFETFPGGIEWRVDGSQFPISTTMTGVVLEMEPGALRELHWHPNASEWQYVLSGQLCVTLFGSKGRWRQETFSKGDVGYIPQGMGHSLENVGTDTVRVLIVFNNAHYQTIDLSQWIAGNPTDILATNFGQDPSVFEKFPRRDVFMTK, from the coding sequence ATGTTCTCATTGACGATCCCGATAAGCTCGGAAGGCGGACACACGAGCTTCCATAATAATGTGCCCGACCCCGTGACCTCGGGCGCCGAGCTGCCGACGTTCAAGTTCGAGCTTGAAAAATCTCAAGGTCGCGTCGACGGCGCGAGCTATGGCAAGGAGGCGACGGTCGCTCAGCTGCCGATCTCCAAGGATATCGCCGGCGTTTCCATGCGCATGGAGCAGGGCGTCATGCGCGAGCTTCATTGGCACGCGACCGCCGCCGAATGGGGCTTCGTCACCGAGGGACGTGTGCGCACCACCGTCATCGATCCGGCGGGCTGCTCGGAGACAAACGACTTTGAGGCGGGCGATCTTTGGTATTTTCCGCGCGGCCATGGCCATGTCATCGAGACGCTGGGAAAAGACCTGTGTCATTTCATCCTCGTCTTCGACAATGGCTATTTCTCCGAATTCGGCACCTTCAGCATCAGCGACTGGCTCGGCCATGCGCCCAAGGAGCTGCTCGCGAAGAATTTCGGCGTCCCCGCGTCGACCTTCGACAGTTTCCCCAAGCAGGAAGTCTATTTCGCCAGGGGCAATAATCCGCCGGAGATCCCCTCGCGACCGTTGCAGGGATGGAAGCCGCCGCCGCTGACCCACAAATACAGCCTTCTGTCGCAGAAGCCCTTCGAGACGTTCCCCGGCGGAATCGAGTGGCGCGTCGACGGATCGCAATTCCCGATTTCCACGACGATGACCGGCGTCGTTCTGGAAATGGAGCCCGGCGCGCTTCGCGAACTGCATTGGCACCCGAACGCCTCGGAATGGCAATATGTGCTGAGCGGCCAGCTTTGCGTCACGCTGTTTGGGTCAAAGGGGCGCTGGCGCCAGGAGACGTTCTCGAAAGGCGACGTCGGCTATATTCCCCAGGGCATGGGTCATTCGCTCGAAAATGTCGGGACCGATACGGTGCGCGTGCTCATCGTCTTCAACAACGCGCATTATCAGACGATCGACCTCTCGCAATGGATCGCCGGCAATCCGACGGACATTCTCGCGACGAATTTCGGGCAGGATCCGTCGGTCTTCGAGAAATTCCCGCGCAGGGACGTCTTCATGACGAAGTGA
- a CDS encoding histidine phosphatase family protein — MPRTLLCLARHGETNWNIERRFQGQFDIALNARGRAQAAALAKELAGAHFDRVYSSDLRRALATATPIAGARGLDVAKTPALREKDDGVWQGHTHAEVQATHADIYPNYLTRRPDFAAPQGESLEHFAERVRKALTQIARESAGETVLVVAHAGVLDIAWRLAAGKKLDEKREHPVLNATPNWIAYEDGKWSLVDWATPEGRAEIAAPWDGRELPRREAARALIVDQDNDVLLMRYAGGLTPHFLALGHHHFWATPGGAVMEGEDFESALRREVYEETGLTLLDPGPVVATREFPMEIGDDWHQAVERYFLIRTERFAPEPHDLTQEEKIHVLGWRWWSADEIAVSHDLIFPEGLEALLRKVSK; from the coding sequence ATGCCCCGCACGCTTCTGTGTCTCGCACGGCACGGCGAGACCAACTGGAATATCGAAAGGCGCTTTCAGGGCCAGTTCGACATTGCGCTGAACGCCCGCGGACGCGCGCAGGCGGCCGCCCTGGCGAAGGAGCTCGCCGGCGCGCATTTCGACCGAGTCTATTCAAGCGACCTTCGCCGCGCGCTCGCGACAGCGACGCCGATCGCCGGCGCGCGCGGCCTCGACGTCGCCAAGACCCCGGCGCTGCGCGAGAAAGACGACGGCGTCTGGCAAGGCCACACGCATGCGGAAGTGCAGGCGACGCACGCCGACATCTATCCGAACTATCTGACGCGCCGGCCGGATTTCGCCGCGCCGCAAGGCGAAAGCCTCGAACATTTCGCCGAGCGGGTGCGCAAGGCCTTGACCCAGATCGCCAGGGAAAGCGCCGGCGAAACCGTGCTGGTCGTCGCCCATGCCGGCGTGCTCGACATCGCCTGGCGGCTCGCCGCCGGCAAGAAGCTCGACGAAAAGCGCGAGCATCCGGTGCTCAACGCCACGCCGAATTGGATCGCCTATGAGGATGGGAAATGGTCGCTCGTCGACTGGGCGACGCCGGAGGGACGCGCCGAAATCGCCGCGCCATGGGACGGCCGTGAACTGCCGCGTCGCGAAGCCGCACGCGCCTTGATCGTCGATCAGGATAACGACGTCCTGCTGATGCGCTACGCCGGCGGGCTCACGCCGCATTTTCTGGCGCTCGGACATCATCACTTCTGGGCGACGCCGGGCGGCGCGGTCATGGAAGGCGAGGACTTCGAGTCGGCGCTGCGTCGGGAGGTCTATGAAGAGACGGGCCTCACCCTGCTCGATCCCGGTCCGGTCGTCGCGACGCGCGAATTTCCGATGGAGATCGGCGACGACTGGCATCAGGCGGTGGAGCGCTATTTTCTTATCCGCACCGAACGCTTCGCGCCCGAGCCGCACGACCTGACGCAGGAGGAAAAAATCCATGTGCTCGGCTGGCGCTGGTGGAGCGCGGACGAGATCGCGGTCTCGCACGATCTGATCTTCCCCGAGGGGCTCGAGGCGCTGCTGCGAAAGGTCAGCAAGTGA
- a CDS encoding TIGR02301 family protein: MTGQAKRATAALVVAAAAALFSAEAAAQDPFDFLFGGYDGPRRARRAPSAPRRSERPPPRKRDGAAQTQTKGQNQQAPGAPGTTGAPAAPSGPEGPPPPYDPQITRLSEVLGALAFLRDLCGSGDGEEWRGKMSALLDADAPSGARRQRLMASFNHGFRGYELTYRACTPNAKTVISRYLAEASRLTRDITYRYGNP; the protein is encoded by the coding sequence ATGACAGGGCAAGCAAAGCGCGCGACGGCGGCGCTCGTTGTGGCGGCGGCCGCGGCGCTTTTTTCGGCCGAGGCCGCCGCGCAGGACCCCTTTGATTTCCTCTTCGGCGGCTATGATGGTCCCCGCCGCGCCAGGCGCGCGCCCAGCGCGCCGAGGCGGTCCGAGCGTCCGCCGCCGCGCAAGCGGGACGGCGCCGCGCAGACCCAAACCAAGGGTCAAAATCAACAGGCTCCCGGGGCGCCAGGGACGACCGGAGCGCCGGCGGCGCCGAGCGGACCGGAGGGGCCGCCGCCGCCCTACGATCCCCAGATCACGCGGCTCTCGGAAGTCCTCGGCGCGCTGGCCTTCCTGCGCGACCTCTGCGGGTCGGGCGACGGCGAGGAATGGCGGGGGAAGATGTCGGCGCTGCTCGACGCCGACGCCCCCAGCGGCGCGCGCCGCCAGAGGCTCATGGCGTCCTTCAACCACGGATTTCGCGGCTATGAGCTGACCTATCGCGCCTGCACGCCCAACGCCAAGACGGTGATTTCCCGCTATCTGGCGGAGGCCTCCCGGCTGACCCGCGACATCACCTATCGCTACGGAAACCCTTAA
- the pdxH gene encoding pyridoxamine 5'-phosphate oxidase: MNALTSGDFVEAAEPFALFGQWFQEAQLKELNDPEAMVLATADAQGLPDARMVLLKEWTPEGFVFYTNAESAKGRQLESNMQAAGLFHWKSLRRQVRLRGPVSRVSEAEADEYFASRPRDSRIGAWASQQSRPLESRFALEKSVAVFAAKFAVGGIPRPPYWRGFRIAPVAMEFWSDRPFRLHDRVRFFRAEPGHDWQKERLYP, from the coding sequence TTGAACGCGTTAACGTCGGGTGACTTTGTCGAGGCCGCCGAACCTTTCGCATTGTTTGGTCAATGGTTCCAGGAGGCTCAACTCAAGGAGTTGAACGATCCCGAGGCGATGGTCTTGGCGACGGCCGACGCCCAGGGCCTGCCCGACGCGCGCATGGTGCTCCTGAAGGAATGGACGCCAGAGGGCTTCGTCTTCTACACCAACGCCGAGAGCGCCAAGGGGCGCCAACTCGAGTCGAACATGCAGGCGGCGGGGCTCTTTCACTGGAAATCGCTTCGCCGGCAGGTGCGGCTGCGCGGACCCGTCAGTCGCGTCAGCGAGGCCGAGGCGGACGAATATTTCGCCAGCCGGCCGCGCGATTCCCGCATCGGCGCGTGGGCGAGCCAACAGTCGCGCCCGCTGGAAAGCCGGTTCGCGCTCGAAAAGTCCGTCGCCGTCTTCGCCGCCAAATTTGCGGTGGGCGGCATTCCACGCCCGCCATATTGGCGCGGCTTTCGAATTGCGCCGGTCGCGATGGAATTCTGGTCCGATCGGCCGTTCCGGCTCCACGACCGCGTCCGCTTTTTCCGGGCCGAGCCGGGTCATGATTGGCAAAAGGAGCGGCTCTATCCATGA
- a CDS encoding RT0821/Lpp0805 family surface protein — MSRGARLIVLTTTAGGLAGCSIAVPMASDPSVMWNSERVASDVTSAIPKSPPKLSGALDAEDQRRAIAALSTALDPQGSGTSVNWDNPQSGAKGSFTPVGQPYPLEGRICRAFHGDVVVKETEESLQGAACREKTAEWALTEVKRSRKG; from the coding sequence ATGTCGCGCGGCGCAAGGCTCATCGTCCTGACGACGACGGCCGGCGGCCTCGCCGGCTGCTCGATCGCCGTGCCCATGGCCTCGGACCCTTCCGTCATGTGGAATTCGGAACGCGTCGCATCGGACGTCACAAGCGCGATTCCAAAATCTCCTCCCAAACTGTCCGGCGCGCTCGATGCGGAAGATCAGCGCCGCGCCATCGCCGCGCTGAGCACAGCGCTCGATCCGCAAGGAAGCGGGACGAGCGTCAATTGGGACAATCCGCAGAGCGGCGCGAAGGGCTCCTTCACGCCCGTGGGCCAGCCCTATCCGCTGGAGGGCAGGATCTGCCGGGCCTTTCATGGCGACGTCGTCGTGAAAGAGACTGAGGAAAGCCTTCAGGGCGCGGCCTGTCGCGAAAAAACCGCTGAATGGGCGCTCACCGAGGTGAAGCGCTCCAGGAAAGGATGA
- a CDS encoding FAD-binding oxidoreductase, with protein sequence MTAIRSDAPLLLSRLAAIVGEAAVVTDATAMSPYLAEPRDLYHGRALCVLKPSVPQEVAGILALCNETRASVTPQGGNTGLVGGQTPDPSGASVVLSLERLNQIRAVDATADAMTVEAGVTLSQAQDAAQAADRYFPLSLASEGSCTIGGNLATNAGGVHVLAYGSMRDLVLGVEVALADGRLLSTLGALRKDNTGYDLTRLFVGSEGTLGVITAATLKLFPSPRSHAVAFLGLRDPAQALLLLNFVKGRAGPMLHAFELVSRQGLELVLRHIPGTRDPLAQPHDWYALIELAAFADGEAERAAAEILAAAIEAELAQDATLAQSLDQARALWKLRESMSEAQKREGGSIKHDIAVPVNTIPRFIDEAGRRLRAAFPQARPVPFGHMGDGNIHYNVSQPVGADKAEFIAHWAEVNAIVHGVVHEFGGSISAEHGIGRLKRDLLRETKDPVALDAMRAIKAALDPNGILNPGVLL encoded by the coding sequence GTGACAGCCATTCGGTCTGACGCGCCTCTTTTGCTTTCTCGACTCGCGGCCATTGTCGGCGAGGCGGCCGTCGTAACGGATGCGACGGCGATGTCCCCTTACCTGGCCGAGCCTCGCGACCTCTATCATGGCCGCGCGCTCTGCGTTCTCAAGCCAAGCGTCCCGCAAGAAGTCGCCGGCATCCTGGCGCTGTGCAATGAAACCCGCGCGTCGGTAACGCCCCAAGGCGGCAACACCGGACTCGTCGGCGGACAAACCCCCGACCCAAGCGGCGCATCCGTCGTGCTTTCGCTCGAACGCCTCAATCAGATTCGCGCCGTCGACGCGACGGCCGACGCGATGACGGTCGAGGCCGGCGTAACGCTCTCGCAGGCGCAAGACGCCGCGCAGGCGGCCGACCGCTATTTCCCGCTTTCGCTCGCGTCCGAAGGAAGCTGCACCATCGGCGGCAATCTCGCGACCAACGCCGGCGGCGTGCATGTCCTCGCCTATGGCTCGATGCGCGACCTTGTCCTGGGCGTCGAGGTCGCGCTTGCCGACGGCCGGCTGCTTTCGACGCTCGGCGCGCTGCGCAAGGACAACACCGGCTACGATCTGACGCGCCTCTTTGTCGGTTCGGAAGGCACGCTCGGCGTCATCACCGCCGCGACGCTGAAGCTTTTCCCCTCACCGCGCTCCCACGCCGTCGCCTTTCTCGGGCTTCGCGATCCCGCTCAGGCGCTTTTACTGCTGAATTTCGTCAAAGGCCGTGCGGGTCCGATGCTCCACGCCTTCGAGCTCGTGTCGCGTCAGGGCCTCGAACTCGTTCTGCGTCACATTCCCGGAACGCGCGATCCTCTGGCGCAGCCGCATGACTGGTATGCTCTGATCGAGCTTGCGGCCTTCGCCGATGGCGAAGCCGAGCGCGCCGCCGCCGAGATTCTCGCCGCCGCCATCGAGGCGGAGTTGGCGCAAGATGCAACGCTCGCGCAATCGCTGGATCAGGCGCGCGCCCTGTGGAAGCTGCGCGAAAGCATGTCGGAAGCCCAGAAGCGCGAAGGCGGCTCGATCAAGCACGACATCGCCGTTCCGGTGAATACGATTCCGCGCTTCATCGATGAGGCTGGGCGACGGCTGCGCGCCGCTTTCCCGCAGGCCCGGCCGGTTCCCTTCGGCCATATGGGCGACGGCAACATCCACTATAACGTCTCGCAGCCTGTCGGGGCCGATAAGGCGGAATTCATCGCGCATTGGGCGGAGGTCAACGCCATCGTCCACGGCGTCGTGCACGAGTTCGGCGGATCGATTTCCGCCGAACATGGGATCGGACGGCTGAAGCGGGATCTCCTGCGCGAAACGAAAGACCCGGTCGCGCTCGACGCCATGCGCGCCATCAAGGCGGCGCTCGACCCCAACGGCATCCTCAACCCGGGCGTGTTGCTCTAG